A single window of Vibrio stylophorae DNA harbors:
- the rlmKL gene encoding bifunctional 23S rRNA (guanine(2069)-N(7))-methyltransferase RlmK/23S rRNA (guanine(2445)-N(2))-methyltransferase RlmL yields MNRYLAVCARGLEGLLEQELDSFGATQLKNAGAGVYFTADEAVLYRACLWSRVASRIVLVLSEFALRDDLDLYLSASLIDWPSLFSAQKKIVVDFNGTNRAIRNSQYGALKIKDAIVDRFTKANLDRPSIDKDQPDLRIHARLQGEKALIGIDLVGSGMHQRRYRTEKGRAPLRENLAAALVMRSGWQPGEAMLDPMCGSGTLLIEAALMAAKVAPGLKRERWGFESLNGFDLDSWREIHAEAKVLARRGLNKEKKLFIGYDLDSRVLTQAMSNAKRAGVDHLIHFERKDAADLAMPNAFAEYETGVVLSNPPYGERLSSEPALLALYGELGARLKANFPCWRAALYSSSDELLSCIGMRAEKQFKINNGALACVLKLYHISAHHAEKQAESGKAQAAEVLVAPDFANRLKKNLAKLEKWAAKEGIECYRIYDADLPNYNAAIDRYRDKIVIQEYAAPKEIAPEKARRRLLDMVRACIQVTGVQASDVVLKVREKQKGSSQYNKVAQSGERFSVTEYGVKLWVNLNDYLDTGLFLDHRNTRRVLGQMAAGKDFLNLFAYTGSATVHAACGGAKSTTTVDMSKTYLAWAKDNMALNGKTGRQHRFEQADCLQWLAQEKGTYDLIFIDPPTFSNSKRMDQTFDVQRDHLDLMTHLKRLLRPDGILIFSNNKRHFKMDLEGLSALGLAAKNLSKQSLPMDFARNEQIHNCWQITHQK; encoded by the coding sequence ATGAATCGATATTTAGCTGTGTGTGCTCGTGGCCTTGAAGGGTTGTTGGAGCAAGAACTGGATAGTTTTGGCGCGACCCAATTAAAAAACGCGGGTGCGGGCGTCTATTTTACCGCTGATGAAGCGGTACTTTACCGAGCCTGTCTGTGGAGTCGTGTGGCATCTCGTATTGTGCTGGTTCTTTCTGAATTTGCGCTGCGTGATGATTTAGATCTCTACCTGTCCGCCAGCTTGATCGATTGGCCATCGCTTTTTTCTGCACAAAAGAAAATTGTGGTTGATTTTAATGGGACCAACCGCGCGATCCGCAATAGCCAGTACGGCGCATTAAAGATCAAGGATGCGATCGTTGACCGTTTTACGAAAGCGAACTTGGATCGTCCATCGATCGATAAAGATCAACCTGATCTTCGTATTCATGCTCGTCTACAAGGTGAAAAAGCGTTAATTGGTATTGATCTTGTGGGGAGCGGGATGCACCAGCGTCGTTACCGCACCGAGAAAGGTCGTGCGCCACTACGTGAAAACCTTGCCGCAGCTTTGGTGATGCGCAGTGGCTGGCAGCCAGGCGAAGCCATGCTTGATCCTATGTGTGGTTCGGGAACGTTATTGATTGAAGCGGCTTTGATGGCAGCAAAAGTAGCGCCAGGCTTAAAACGCGAGCGTTGGGGTTTTGAATCACTCAATGGCTTTGACCTTGATAGCTGGCGAGAAATTCACGCAGAAGCGAAGGTTCTGGCTCGCCGTGGTTTGAATAAAGAGAAAAAACTCTTCATTGGTTACGATTTAGATAGCCGAGTTTTAACGCAAGCCATGAGTAACGCTAAACGTGCCGGTGTTGATCACCTGATTCACTTTGAGCGTAAAGATGCAGCTGATTTGGCAATGCCAAACGCTTTTGCGGAATATGAAACGGGCGTTGTGCTTTCAAACCCGCCATACGGTGAGCGTCTGAGCAGTGAGCCTGCGTTACTTGCGCTTTATGGTGAGCTAGGAGCGCGTTTAAAAGCCAATTTCCCATGCTGGCGTGCGGCGCTTTATTCAAGCTCTGATGAGCTACTTAGCTGCATTGGTATGCGCGCTGAAAAACAATTTAAGATCAATAACGGTGCATTGGCTTGTGTCTTAAAGCTGTACCATATCTCTGCGCATCATGCTGAAAAACAAGCGGAATCTGGTAAAGCGCAGGCTGCTGAAGTATTGGTCGCGCCTGATTTTGCCAACCGTTTGAAAAAGAACCTAGCCAAGCTTGAGAAATGGGCGGCGAAAGAGGGTATTGAATGCTATCGCATTTATGATGCTGATTTGCCGAACTACAATGCCGCCATCGATCGCTACCGCGATAAGATTGTGATTCAAGAATATGCTGCGCCAAAAGAGATCGCACCTGAAAAAGCGCGTCGCCGTTTGCTTGATATGGTTCGTGCTTGTATTCAAGTGACGGGCGTACAAGCCAGTGATGTGGTCTTAAAAGTACGCGAGAAGCAAAAAGGTAGCAGTCAGTATAATAAAGTGGCACAGAGCGGAGAGCGCTTTAGTGTGACTGAATACGGCGTTAAGTTGTGGGTGAATCTCAACGATTATCTCGATACAGGCCTATTTTTGGATCACCGTAATACGCGCCGTGTGCTTGGCCAAATGGCTGCAGGCAAAGACTTCCTAAACCTATTCGCTTATACGGGCTCTGCAACAGTACATGCGGCATGTGGCGGCGCCAAATCAACGACCACTGTGGATATGTCTAAAACCTATCTGGCTTGGGCGAAAGATAATATGGCGCTCAATGGTAAGACGGGTCGTCAGCATCGTTTTGAACAAGCAGACTGTTTGCAATGGCTGGCGCAAGAGAAGGGCACCTATGACTTGATCTTTATTGATCCGCCAACGTTCTCAAACTCTAAGCGTATGGATCAAACCTTTGATGTGCAGCGTGATCATTTGGATCTTATGACCCATTTGAAACGCTTACTTCGTCCTGATGGGATCTTGATTTTCTCAAATAACAAGCGTCACTTTAAAATGGATCTCGAGGGATTGAGCGCGCTTGGGCTGGCGGCGAAGAATCTATCAAAACAAAGCTTGCCAATGGATTTTGCGCGTAATGAGCAGATCCATAACTGCTGGCAGATCACCCATCAAAAGTGA
- a CDS encoding ABC transporter ATP-binding protein: protein MALITISQGQLAFGDNPLLSNAEFVLQPQERVCLVGRNGAGKSTLMKVLAKQVIMDDGTLWFAQDLKVSRLEQDPPRDVEGTVFDFVSEGLADVGQALAKYHQLLELVAQNAQQSDIDKLAKQQELLETLNAWHFDNQINMVLAELGLSGNTKLTDLSGGWQRKAALARALVCEPDVLLLDEPTNHLDVDAIEWLENYLKQFRGAIIFVSHDRAFIQSMATRIVDLDRGNLTSWPGDYQTYLDGKEEVLRVEAEQNALFDKKLAQEEVWIRQGIKARRTRNEGRVRALKALRVERSQRIESQGKAKLQLDDAVRSGKIVFEIEDLNYQIEDKHLISDFSVNVQRGDKIALIGPNGCGKSTLIKLLLGELKTQQGRLHCGTKLEVAYFDQYREELDPEKTVMDNLADGKQEVMVAGRSRHALGYLQDFLFHPRRARTPVKALSGGERNRLLLAKLFLKPCNLLVLDEPTNDLDIETLELLEDLLAQYEGTLILVSHDRQFVDNTVTHSWIFEGNGVIQSYVGGYHDARQQQLQSKQAVVAKPVAKVEEKTEEKKEKRNSSSKKLSYKLQRELEALPEKLEQLESQLESLQSQVNDPAFFQQDQTTTQAVLTELATVETELEAAFERWETLEAMQQESES from the coding sequence ATGGCGTTAATCACCATTTCTCAGGGACAGTTGGCATTTGGCGATAATCCGTTGCTATCAAATGCTGAATTTGTATTGCAGCCACAAGAGCGCGTCTGCTTGGTCGGCCGTAATGGGGCCGGTAAATCAACTTTGATGAAGGTGCTGGCTAAACAAGTCATTATGGATGACGGCACCCTTTGGTTTGCACAAGATCTGAAAGTCTCTCGCTTAGAGCAAGATCCACCACGCGATGTGGAAGGTACTGTCTTTGATTTCGTTTCTGAAGGCTTGGCGGATGTCGGTCAAGCACTCGCTAAATATCACCAGTTATTAGAGCTGGTGGCACAAAACGCGCAGCAAAGTGATATCGACAAGCTGGCTAAACAGCAAGAATTGCTGGAAACCCTCAATGCTTGGCACTTCGATAATCAGATTAATATGGTGCTGGCAGAGCTTGGTTTAAGTGGCAATACCAAACTCACCGATTTGTCTGGTGGTTGGCAGCGTAAAGCGGCACTCGCTCGCGCCTTGGTATGTGAACCTGATGTACTGTTGCTCGATGAGCCAACCAACCACTTAGACGTTGATGCTATTGAGTGGCTTGAGAACTACCTGAAACAGTTCCGTGGCGCAATTATCTTTGTCTCGCATGACCGTGCATTTATTCAAAGTATGGCGACTCGTATTGTCGATTTAGATCGTGGCAATCTCACATCTTGGCCGGGTGACTATCAAACTTATCTTGATGGCAAAGAAGAGGTGCTTCGTGTTGAAGCCGAGCAAAATGCGCTCTTTGATAAGAAATTAGCGCAGGAAGAGGTGTGGATTCGCCAAGGGATTAAAGCCCGTCGAACTCGTAATGAAGGCCGCGTACGTGCGTTAAAAGCGCTACGTGTTGAGCGTAGTCAGCGTATTGAAAGCCAAGGTAAGGCAAAATTGCAGCTTGATGATGCCGTGCGCTCTGGAAAAATCGTTTTTGAAATTGAAGATTTGAATTATCAAATTGAAGATAAACATTTGATTTCTGATTTTAGCGTCAATGTGCAACGCGGCGATAAAATTGCCCTCATTGGTCCAAACGGCTGCGGTAAAAGTACCCTGATTAAATTGTTGTTGGGTGAGCTGAAAACTCAGCAGGGGCGCTTACATTGCGGCACCAAACTTGAAGTGGCGTATTTTGACCAGTATCGAGAAGAGCTCGATCCAGAAAAAACTGTGATGGATAACCTAGCTGATGGCAAGCAAGAGGTGATGGTCGCGGGGCGCTCACGTCATGCTTTAGGTTATTTGCAGGACTTTTTGTTCCATCCACGCCGCGCTCGTACACCGGTTAAAGCGCTGTCAGGTGGTGAGCGTAACCGATTGCTTCTTGCTAAGCTATTTTTGAAACCCTGTAACTTATTGGTGCTCGATGAGCCAACCAATGATTTGGATATTGAAACACTTGAATTATTGGAAGATTTGCTCGCTCAGTACGAGGGGACATTGATTCTGGTGAGCCATGATCGTCAATTTGTCGACAATACTGTGACTCATAGCTGGATTTTTGAAGGCAATGGGGTGATTCAAAGTTATGTCGGAGGGTATCATGATGCCCGCCAACAGCAGCTACAATCAAAGCAAGCTGTAGTGGCGAAACCTGTGGCAAAAGTTGAAGAAAAAACAGAAGAGAAGAAAGAGAAACGCAACTCTTCTTCGAAAAAGCTGTCTTACAAGCTTCAACGTGAACTAGAAGCGTTGCCAGAAAAATTAGAGCAGCTTGAGTCGCAACTTGAGTCGCTACAATCACAAGTCAACGATCCGGCATTTTTCCAGCAGGATCAAACCACAACGCAAGCGGTGCTCACTGAGCTTGCGACAGTGGAGACGGAACTCGAAGCCGCATTTGAGCGTTGGGAAACGCTTGAAGCGATGCAACAAGAAAGTGAATCTTAA